Below is a window of Acidimicrobiales bacterium DNA.
GGACGAGGATCGTTGGGAGGCGGTGTGGGAGGCGACGATGCGGTCGAGCCTCCTGTGCTGCCAGGCGGCGTTCACGCACATGGCCGGGCGAGGGGGTCGGATCATCTTCTCCACTCCCACGCTCTCGATGTCGGGGGCGGCCGGCCTGGTCGCCTACACGGCGGCGGTGGAGGGCCAGCGGCTGCTGGCCAAGTCGGCGGCCCGCCAGTGGGGCGTGCACCGCATCACCGTCAACTGCGTGGCCCCGGCACCCGCCACGGCTGAGGGCGAGGAAGCCGGCGGCCGTCACCATCTTCCGCTCAACCCTGCTCCACTCGGCGGTCCTGGCGATCCCGAGACCGACCTCGGCCCGGTCGTCGTGTTCCTGGCCAGCGACGCCGGGCACTTCGTCACCGGGGCCACGATCTGTGTCGACGGCGGCGTCTGGATGGCGCCGTGACCGGCTCTCTGGAGGGTCGCACGGGAATCGTGACCGGCGCCGGGCAGGGCGTCGGGAGAGGTATCGCGCTGGCCCTTGCGGGCGAGGGGGCGAACGTCGTCATCGCCGCCCGCCGGGCCGCCACGGGCGAGCCGGTGGCAGCCGAGATCCGGGACCGGGGCGGCTCGGCGATCTGTGTCCAGACCGACGTGACCGTTCGCGGCGAGGTCGAGGCCGCCGTGGCGGCGACCCTGGAGCGGTTCGGCGCGCTGGAGATCATGGTCCACAACGCCTTCGGCGGCCGGGCGGGCGCCAGCCATCGGTTGGAGGAGGTCGACGATCGGATGTGGCAGGGCTTCTCGCGCACGGCGGTCTGGGGGTCGTTTCACTGCGCCCAGCTCGCCTTCCCTCATCTCCGGGCCGCGGGCCGCCATGGGCGCCTCGTCCTCGTCACGTCGCC
It encodes the following:
- a CDS encoding SDR family oxidoreductase; translated protein: MTGSLEGRTGIVTGAGQGVGRGIALALAGEGANVVIAARRAATGEPVAAEIRDRGGSAICVQTDVTVRGEVEAAVAATLERFGALEIMVHNAFGGRAGASHRLEEVDDRMWQGFSRTAVWGSFHCAQLAFPHLRAAGRHGRLVLVTSPAGVEGSANIPIYAPVKAAQRAMAKSLAREWGEHGITVNCIAPVAETPALLGAFEANPELRKRVTGRVPLGRIGDAERDIGSVVVFLAGDASGYVTGQTIVCDGGSFTGL
- a CDS encoding SDR family oxidoreductase, whose protein sequence is MPEDPGRPLRDRVALVTGADQALGRGLAVALGRAGADVGLLGADLDSIAGAAADVADTGARTARLAVAYERRADVEAVFSAADTALGPVDIVLHTAVDPIAVEPVPLVDVDEDRWEAVWEATMRSSLLCCQAAFTHMAGRGGRIIFSTPTLSMSGAAGLVAYTAAVEGQRLLAKSAARQWGVHRITVNCVAPAPATAEGEEAGGRHHLPLNPAPLGGPGDPETDLGPVVVFLASDAGHFVTGATICVDGGVWMAP